TGATTGACTGGATCGCTGAAAACGGTGGGGAGCATATGGAAATTGTTCCTTATGGCTTCACTCTGGAGGATCAACCCGAGCTTGCGGATGCTGTTCGGGAGCGTGCAGCAAAGGTCGGAATTGGGTTGTCCAATTATTCGATGCCTGCGAATTTTGTGCAGGAGGGAGAAGAGGCCTTTGAGACTGAGATGGAGCGGGTTAAGCGTCATGTGGATACCGTTCACAGGCTTGGCATGAAGCATATGCGTCATGATGTAACGTTATTTACCCTTCCGCCGGAGAAGCATGGTATCAATTACCTAGAGGACAACTTGGAACAGATCGTGAAGGGATGCCGGATCATTGCTGATTATGCCGCTCAGTTCGGCATTACAACAACGATTGAGAACCATGGAGTCAGTGTTCAGGCCAGCGACCGGGTACAGCGCGTGCTGCAGGCGGTTGACCGTCCGAACTTCAAGACGACTCTCGATATAGGCAATTTCTTATGTGTCGATGAACAGCCGCTCATCGGTGTGAAACGCAACTTAACATACGCCTCACTTATCCATGTGAAGGATTTTTATATTCGTCCGTTCGATCAGAACCCGGGCGGCGGTGACTGGTTCCGTACGTCACACGGCAACTATTTGCGCGGTTCCATCTTTGGTCAGGGGGATATCGATGTACGCAGAGTGCTGCGCATGATCAAGAAATCCGGTTATGATGGAGATATCACACTGGAATTCGAAGGCATGGAAGAGTGCCGCGAAGGTACACGGATTGGTCTCGAAAATCTGAGACGTATTTGGGATGAAGTGTAATCACTTAAGCTAGCTAGGATGGGCTTCTGCTATTATAGTTTGATTATATTAAGCGGATTATTTTAAAATTATGGGCTAACCGAGAATTCTTGGTTAGCCTGTTGGTTTTGTTGCGATCTATGAAAGAATGGAATATTTAAAGAAATCCTTCATGATGTATAATTTAGGAAATGATGATGGACATACATATCGAATAGATGCCGATAAACCTGACTGAAGGAAGTAGGGGGATGAATGATATGAAAATTCGTTTGGCAACCGCGAAAGATATCGATCAGCTAGTTAGAATGAGGTGGGATTTCACCAACGAATATAACGAAGTTAAGATAGCGGAAGAGCATTACGAAGATTTTTATGAAGAGTGCAGGGTGTTTTTGGATCAAGCTATTCAGGGGGATAAATGGTTTATCTGGGTGGCTGAAGCGAATGGAAAGATTTTATCGCACATCTTTATCGAATTAATAGATAAAGTGCCTAGACCGGGAAGAAAGACAGAGCCTTTTGCCTATATGACAAATGTGTATACACTCCCTGAACACCGGGGCAAGGGGCTGGGGAGTCAGCTGCATAAAGAGATTGAAAGCTGGTCAAGAGACGGGAATCATGAATTTATTATCGTATGGCCTAGTGATTGGAGTATAGAATTTTACAAGCGCAGCGGCTACAAGCACTGTGTAGAACCGATGGAGCTTATGCTGGAGTAGTTTGTGCAGGTGAGCTTTGGGGAAGAAGAAACCGATCAGTCGGCATCATATCGAAGAAAGAGGAAGCGAGTATGGAGAATGGGATCACTATATCCGAAGTAACATCTATGAATGCTGTGATGGTGGAAGAACTTTCAGATTTGTTGATTCGCGTAGTGGAAGATGGGGCTTGGATCGGTTTTCTGGCGCCTGTTGAAGAGGAAGAAGCCAGAATTTATTGGGAGAGTGTGACGGAAATTAGTGTAATGATGTTCACTGCTTCTATGGCCGGAAAAATAGTTGGCACGATACAACTGCATTTGGCAATGAAGCGCAACGCCTCCCACCGTGCAGAAATCGCGAAACTGATGGTACACCCGGATTATCGAAAAAGAGGCATCGCAAGACTTCTTATGCATACGGCAGAGCAGAGAGCAGTGATCGAAGGAAGAGCTTTAATCGTTTTGGATACACGAGCAGGTGATCTATCAAATCTGTTATATCAATCGATGGATTATACGGAAGGAGGCCGCATTCCCCATTTTGCCAAATCATCAAATGGAAGTTTGGATGAAACCGTGTTGTATTATAAGTTGTTAACTAAAGAATAAGAAAATCCTTCATGATTTCAGATACATCTTATTGGAACAATGCGGTCACACACCGTGGTTAGAGAATCTTGAAAAGAGAAAATTTTTAGATGTTTTGTGTCAGAGGAATTGGATCTTACATGACCTCCCTCCATGTCGAAAGTGCTAAATCACCTGTAACAACGGTTTATTTTCCCCAAAATGGGGCATAGGTGAGAGTACTACAGACAGGAGGCGATGAAATGAAGAAAAGAACGTACCAAATTCTTGCCGGGGCAATATTGATTTCAGCCTTTTTCTTTGCTGCAGCTCCCAATTCACTCACTCACAATAGCACAACTAATGTTCCGGATCGTATGGTTACTGAAATGATAGACAAACCGGTATTTCGGGAAGAATCCACAAATTCGGTTTCTGTTAAGCTGTTTAACGCAGCGGGTGAACCTACAGGGTTTGCTTCATTTGAACAGGTGGACGATGGTGTGAAAGTGAAGATTGCCGCCTCCGGTCTGACTCCAGGCAAGCATGGATTCCATGTGCATGAGAACGCAATCCAGTCGTTTGATTTCAAGTCTGCTGGCGGGCACTTCAATCCGACGGATAAACACCATGGCCTTGAACACCCGCAAGGAAGTCACGTTGGCGATATGCCAAATTTGGTAGTTGAAAAAGATGGTACGGTTAAAACCGAACTGCTGATTAAACATGCAACGCTAGATAAGAATCAGGCTAATTCCTTGCTTGGACGATCGCTCATAATCCATGAAGACGAAGACGATGGTAAAACCGATCCCGCAGGTAATTCCGGTAATAGAATAATGGGCGGGAACATCCCTAAATAACGGATCAGAATTGTTCCAAGAATATGTAAAAGAAAAGGGCTTATCCTATTTGATTCAACATGAACTTTCGCATTCAGTTTTCAGGGTATAACATTGAACTTCATATTGGCACAAGCCAATGCTGTTTGGTGGCGATGGCGGAGTGGTTCTACGCGTACCCATCCCGAACACGACCGTTAAGCCCTCCAGCGCCGATGGTACTTGGATCGCAGGATCCCGGGAGAGTAGGACGCTGCCAAGCACACAAAGAGCACTGTCGAGAATACTCGATGGTGGTCTTTGTGCACAATCGGATAAGAAGATGGTTCAGATAGACAAAACGATAGCCGCAAAGCTGCAAAAAGTGGTCAAGCAATTTGCGGGGAAAGAGATAAAGTTTCAGAATGTTGGCGAGATGGTAATTGATTCGAATAAAGTGAACGCAAAGGTTGAATCGGTAGACGGAAAATATGAGATCGAATATAGTACTAAAACAGGTGAAGTATGGTCGGTTTGCGGATCGATCTCAATCGATAAAATCAGTAAAAAGGATCAGGATAAGGCCCTTCAAGAGCTAAAAAGGATATATCCAAACAAAACATATGTATTTGAAAAAGAAGTGAAAGCGGTCCGAGAGTATGATAACAAGAAGGCTAAATTTAAAGAAGAAACATGGTATACGTTTAGGGGGGAAAACTTTGACATCAGTCTAATTAAAAACTCGCTAACAACTCGATCTTTTGGAGCCATGATTAAATTTGACGCGAAAGAACTTGAACCGAAATTGCTAAAAACGGCTTCAGAAGCGGTGAAAATGGTTTTAGATCAAGATTTTAATTTGACGACAGAGGCTAAACTTATACCTGGCGAATTTGACTATAAAAACAATCTCTCGCTATATAAGTGGGCACTGGAAGGAAACGATGTGTTAGTTGAGATAGAAGCAAAGTCGGATAAGGTACTTAATGTAATTCATGAAACACGTCATAAGCAAAAGGTAACGACCAACAAAGAGATTACGGAAAAAGATGCAAAAGAAGTGATTGCTCCGATGGCCAAGAAGTTGTTCAATATCGACATTACGGGATATGAAGTGAAGTGGGATAACTTATTTAAAGATTACCGCTTCGTCAAGGGCGAAGAAACGATGGTGAGAGCTGCATTGGATGCCGACAAAAATGTGGTGTACATAAAATCGGGGAGTAGAGCAGCAGCGGGGAATTAGACGTTCTAGATAACCAAAATGCAAACAAAAAGAATGAAATGTCTTCATTCTAATTTCCGCCAGATTCACCATGGATACAAGTAAATAGCTTCCATTTTTAAAAGCATTGGGAATCATAAGAATACAATTAGGGGCTGTCTAGAAAGTGCAGTGAAAACTGATTTCTGACAGCCCCTTTTCTTATATTTTCCATAGTTATCTACCCTCATTTACAATTTATGGGATATAATTGGTCTGCGTAAGTTAAGGTGAAACGGAGGTAGAGGTGGATATGACCGAGCAGCTGGCACACATCGTAGACACTTACCATAAGGAGCATTTTTTAAGCGGGAACATTCTGATCACTAGAAGTGGAAAAGAGTTGTTTAGCCGTTCATATGGGCAAGCCAGTATCCAGTTAGGAATACCTAATCAACCGGATACCAAGTTTCATATTGCCTCGGTAACAAAGATGTTTATTGCCGCAGCTACACTTCATTATTGTGAGCAGGGGCTTATAAATCTGGAAGAACACCCGGGTAAGTACTTGGACGGCTTCACCATTCTCCATCCTGATATTAGAATTCATCATCTGCTGAGCCACTCTTCTGGCCTGCAAGATATATACCGAGTTCCGGATATCAGATATGAAATGAACCGATTAACACATGAGAACAAGTCTTTTTTGGATTACTTATGCAGTATGAATCAAGATTTTCAACCGGGTGAGCGCTGGAGCTATAACAGCACCGGTTTTATTATGCTGGGCTACATATTAGAAGCCGTTTCAGGCAAGCCATATGAACAAGCATTTGAAGAATTATTTTTCACCCCTCTACATATGAAATCCACCCGAGTAGATAATCCGATGAGCATTAACGTAGGGAGAGCATACGGACACACGTCGGAAAACAATGAACTGATGCATGCGCACAACGATAAGTTGTGCGGTATCGATGCTCCGGGTGAATTTTACTCTACCACACGTGACCTGGACATTTGGTGTGACGCCCTGTTTCAAGGAAAACTTCTGAGTCGAAGCAGCCTTGAAACTATGTTTACTCCCTATTATATAACCACCTTTGATCCTGATCTGCATTATGGTTATGGCTGGTTTTTGGGATCTGATTTTAACCTGATCGGCGGAGGGACTCCTGGATTTCGCTCAGAAATCTGGCATTACCCTGGGCTGGACACACGGATCATAATGCTGTGGAATTATGAAAAGGTAGATTCCCATCGATTATTTCACCAAATCAAACCTCTAGTTCTTCAGCTGTGATATGAATCAATAATCGATACCTGTTCAATAAAATATATGACCTAGTTTTGTATTGATCCTTAAACTTGGGCCGGGTCTAAATGTGAAGGTGGGGAGTCTGTGGTGAGAGTTACCGTGTATCATGTTGACGCATTCTCTGTCATAGCCAATCAGGGAAATCCGGCAGGAGTTGTTCTGGATGCCGATCAATTGAAGCCTGGTGATATGCAGAAGATCGCTTTTCAGGTTGGATTTAATGAGACGGTTTTTGTATTGAAATCTGAGATCGCTGACCTGAAATTGAAGTATTATACCCCAGGGCATGAAATCAATCTGTGCGGGCATGCAACCATAGCATCATTATACTGCTTGAAAACACGAGGTTTTTTCGAAGGCCGGGATTCAATCCAGATAGAAACCAATGGTGGCATACTTCCCATTTCATTTAACGCTGAGGATCACCTAATAATAGGCATGAAGCAGCAGAAGCCGGAATTTATTCCTTTTGGTGGAGATACCCGAAAACTAGCAGAGTCCATGGGATTAACTGAAGACTGTTTGGATGTCACGAAGCCCATTGTTTATGGTAGTACAGGAATTTGGACTTTATTAGTTCCAATAAGGCAATTGGATAGTTTCAAAATCATGAAGCCAAACAATAAACAGTTTCCTGAAATATTAGCCCAGAACCCCAAAGCGTCTGTACATCCTTTTTGTTTTGAAACCTATGACGAGAATGCGTTTATGCATGCGAGACATTTTTCATCCCCTTACTCTGGTACAGTTGAAGATCCGGTAACAGGTACGGCCTCGGGCGTGATGGGCGCTTACTATTTAACCTATATAGATCAAGATTTGAATGATATTCAATTTATCGTAGAGCAGGGGCAAGAGATCAATAGGGATGGAAAAGTGCATGTACACGCCATACGACAAAATGAGATGGATATTTTTATTTCAGGCACAGCGGTCTTGGTTAAAGAGTTTGAAGTGGAATATCCCCTTTTATACGAATGTGATAACAGTTTTGATAACATTTTATGGAGGATGACATAGGATGAGTAAAATTCAATCTTCAGTAAAGGTGTTGCTTGGGATACATACGCCTATATCGATACACATACCGAGTTGGACGAGCTATATGAAGAATTGAAGCTTAAGGGTGCCCAATTTACTCAGGAACCTGTATTGACGGAAATGGGTTGGGGAGCATGGAAGGAATTTGCCGTCAGTGATCCTGATAACTATGTTATTGGTTTCGGCTCCGGTAAAAAACAATAATGGAATTTATTTTTGCATATTGCCAACCCGAATGTTTATGCTATAATAATGTCGAATGGACACCCATTCACGTCATACACAATAGAAAAAGTTATAGGTAATGGAAGTTTGGTGAAAATCCAACGCGGTCCCGCCACTGTGATAGATCGAATGTTCGATCTTAAGTCAGGTCGTTTGCCTAGTAACTTTGTCTGGCCAGTCATTTCGAGGCGAAAGTGACTGGTTTACAAGTCTAGTGACGTATAACGCCTCACTAGGCTTTTTTACGTTGCAAGATAGGCTGCCGACACTGCTGTCGGCAAGGCCAGGTGCTCGCCGCCGAACATATACAATGAGGTATAACAACAAGCAAGCGGGAGGTTCTTCAATGATGAAGAACAATATGCACAATGGCGTGCATGTCCCTTTTTTTATAATGAACCTCTCACTTGCCGAGAATGGCAGACAAGATTCGGTTGACGAGTATCCGAATTACGTTGTACAGTGGAGATGGACAATTAAATGATTGCTGCACAATGGCGTGCACATTATATAACAAGCAAAGAGGCTTTGAAGGGATTTACTCCTTTTAGAGGCCTCTTTTTTTGTTGTCAATTACTCCTTGGAGGTGCCTTACATGGACAAAATATCGATTAAAACCGACATCTATCTGGGACAAGGTGCGCTGGATCGCCTGACGGATTGGAGAAATAGACGGATCTTCGTTGTAACAGACCCGTTTATAATCAAGTCGGGTATGATTAACATGCTGTTTGAACGGCTGCATGACAGCAACGAACAATACATTTTCAGCAACATCGTACCCGATCCTCCAGTTGAAGTCGTAACTGAGGGCGTTGAAGCACTCGGAGCATTCCAAGCTGACCTGATCATCGCGATTGGTGGGGGCTCTGCAATTGATGCGGCCAAGGCGATGAAGCTTTTCGCTCAAAAAATATTGAAACAGCACGATATTCCGTTCGTAGCGATTCCGACAACAAGCGGAACGGGCTCAGAAGTGACGTCTTTCTCCGTCATCAGCGACAAGGAGAAGAACATCAAGTATCCGCTGGTGTCCGATGACATGTTGCCGCAAGAAGCCATCTTGGACCCTGAACTGGTCAAGAGCGTGCCTAACTTTATCACTGCAGACACAGGAATGGATGTACTGACCCATGCGATTGAAGCGTATGTATCCACCAAGGCAAACGATATTTCCGATGCGCTGGCTGAGAAGGCAATCAAGCTAGTCTTTGCCTATTTGCCAAGAGCCTATAATGACGGTAATGATCTCGAAGCACGAGAGAAAATGCACAATGCTTCTTGTCTGGCTGGTATGGCGTTTAATATTACGTCGCTCGGGCTTAATCATGGGATCGCTCATGTGGCTGGAGCTAAATTCAAGATTGCGCACGGGCGTATGAATTCACTGCTTCTGACGCATGTCATTGAATTCAATGCCGATTACAAACCGGGTTATGGTAGAGAAGAGAGTAGTGCAGTAGCGGCAAGATATGCTGAAATCTCCAAAAGCTTGGGGCTATCGGCTCCTAATGCAAAGAGCGGCGTTCGTAGTCTGGTGCAGGCGATCAAGCAGCTTCAGAAGCAATTGCAGATGCCGCAAACGCTGAGAGAGTGCGGCGTGGAAATATCTACGCTTGAAAAGATGAGAGAGGGAATTGCAGAAGGAGCGCTACAAGACGGCTGTACGGCCACGAATCCACGCGTTCCTGCCGCAGCAGATATTGTTGAAATTTTGAACAAAATGTTTCAATCCTGAATCTGGAGTTAAGTTTCGTTCGTAATGATATTGACATTGTTTGCAGGTTAAAATATAGTGAAAGTAACACAACGGCGTGTTGCATACAAATAAAAGCGAAGAGGCTTCTTAAAAATTCCGCGTGAACTTTTTAA
Above is a window of Paenibacillus uliginis N3/975 DNA encoding:
- a CDS encoding sugar phosphate isomerase/epimerase family protein, encoding MRVGVSTYSLLNAIKSGEMTVLDVIDWIAENGGEHMEIVPYGFTLEDQPELADAVRERAAKVGIGLSNYSMPANFVQEGEEAFETEMERVKRHVDTVHRLGMKHMRHDVTLFTLPPEKHGINYLEDNLEQIVKGCRIIADYAAQFGITTTIENHGVSVQASDRVQRVLQAVDRPNFKTTLDIGNFLCVDEQPLIGVKRNLTYASLIHVKDFYIRPFDQNPGGGDWFRTSHGNYLRGSIFGQGDIDVRRVLRMIKKSGYDGDITLEFEGMEECREGTRIGLENLRRIWDEV
- a CDS encoding PhzF family phenazine biosynthesis isomerase, translated to MVRVTVYHVDAFSVIANQGNPAGVVLDADQLKPGDMQKIAFQVGFNETVFVLKSEIADLKLKYYTPGHEINLCGHATIASLYCLKTRGFFEGRDSIQIETNGGILPISFNAEDHLIIGMKQQKPEFIPFGGDTRKLAESMGLTEDCLDVTKPIVYGSTGIWTLLVPIRQLDSFKIMKPNNKQFPEILAQNPKASVHPFCFETYDENAFMHARHFSSPYSGTVEDPVTGTASGVMGAYYLTYIDQDLNDIQFIVEQGQEINRDGKVHVHAIRQNEMDIFISGTAVLVKEFEVEYPLLYECDNSFDNILWRMT
- a CDS encoding superoxide dismutase family protein, translating into MKKRTYQILAGAILISAFFFAAAPNSLTHNSTTNVPDRMVTEMIDKPVFREESTNSVSVKLFNAAGEPTGFASFEQVDDGVKVKIAASGLTPGKHGFHVHENAIQSFDFKSAGGHFNPTDKHHGLEHPQGSHVGDMPNLVVEKDGTVKTELLIKHATLDKNQANSLLGRSLIIHEDEDDGKTDPAGNSGNRIMGGNIPK
- a CDS encoding GNAT family N-acetyltransferase, which translates into the protein MENGITISEVTSMNAVMVEELSDLLIRVVEDGAWIGFLAPVEEEEARIYWESVTEISVMMFTASMAGKIVGTIQLHLAMKRNASHRAEIAKLMVHPDYRKRGIARLLMHTAEQRAVIEGRALIVLDTRAGDLSNLLYQSMDYTEGGRIPHFAKSSNGSLDETVLYYKLLTKE
- a CDS encoding 1-propanol dehydrogenase PduQ translates to MDKISIKTDIYLGQGALDRLTDWRNRRIFVVTDPFIIKSGMINMLFERLHDSNEQYIFSNIVPDPPVEVVTEGVEALGAFQADLIIAIGGGSAIDAAKAMKLFAQKILKQHDIPFVAIPTTSGTGSEVTSFSVISDKEKNIKYPLVSDDMLPQEAILDPELVKSVPNFITADTGMDVLTHAIEAYVSTKANDISDALAEKAIKLVFAYLPRAYNDGNDLEAREKMHNASCLAGMAFNITSLGLNHGIAHVAGAKFKIAHGRMNSLLLTHVIEFNADYKPGYGREESSAVAARYAEISKSLGLSAPNAKSGVRSLVQAIKQLQKQLQMPQTLRECGVEISTLEKMREGIAEGALQDGCTATNPRVPAAADIVEILNKMFQS
- a CDS encoding GNAT family N-acetyltransferase, with the translated sequence MKIRLATAKDIDQLVRMRWDFTNEYNEVKIAEEHYEDFYEECRVFLDQAIQGDKWFIWVAEANGKILSHIFIELIDKVPRPGRKTEPFAYMTNVYTLPEHRGKGLGSQLHKEIESWSRDGNHEFIIVWPSDWSIEFYKRSGYKHCVEPMELMLE
- a CDS encoding serine hydrolase domain-containing protein, with amino-acid sequence MTEQLAHIVDTYHKEHFLSGNILITRSGKELFSRSYGQASIQLGIPNQPDTKFHIASVTKMFIAAATLHYCEQGLINLEEHPGKYLDGFTILHPDIRIHHLLSHSSGLQDIYRVPDIRYEMNRLTHENKSFLDYLCSMNQDFQPGERWSYNSTGFIMLGYILEAVSGKPYEQAFEELFFTPLHMKSTRVDNPMSINVGRAYGHTSENNELMHAHNDKLCGIDAPGEFYSTTRDLDIWCDALFQGKLLSRSSLETMFTPYYITTFDPDLHYGYGWFLGSDFNLIGGGTPGFRSEIWHYPGLDTRIIMLWNYEKVDSHRLFHQIKPLVLQL